The DNA region GACCCCCAGCCCGCCCGCCAGCATCGCCAGCGGCGGCACGCGCCGCCGCGCGCGCGCCCGCGTGGTGCCGAAGGCGAGCGCCACCAGCACCGCCGCGCTCGCCGCCACCAGGCCGCCGATGAAGCCGCCGCCCGGCAGGTTGTGGCCGCGCCACAGCAGCATCAGCGCCACCAGGGCGAGCAGCGCCGACAGCGGCAGGATGCCCTGGCGCAGCAGCACCGAACCGAAGTCCGCGCTGCCCGCGGTCGCGCCGCGCGTCCGCGCGCCGGGGTCGCCGCCGGCGAGCAGCCCGGCCGCCGCCAGCCCGGCGAGCCCGACGACGAGGATCTCGCCGAGCGTGTCGAGCGCGCGGAAGTCCACCAGGATCACATTCACCACGTTGGCGCCGTGGCCGCCCGGCAGGCTGTTGTCCAGGTACCAGCGCGCGATGTCGCCGGGCAGCGGCTGGCTCACCGTGGTCAGCATCATCGCCGCCACCACCGCGCCGATCACGATCGCCACCACGGCGTGGAAGCGCTTCGCCGCCGGCTTGCGCGAACCCACCAGGCGGGTCGGCGGCAGGCGGCGCAGCACCAGGGCGAGGAAGATCACCGTCAGGGTCTCGACCATCAGCTGCGTGATCGCCACGTCGGGCGCGCGCGCGGCGAGGAAGAACAGCGCCATGCCCAGCCCGCTCGCCCCCAGCGTGGCGACCAGCGCGACGCGGCCGGGGCTCACTGCGGCGGCGGCCGCGCCCGCGACCGCGAGCACGCAGCCGAGCACCGCGGCGAGGTTGATCGGGCTGGTGGCCTGCGGCCAGGCGAGGCCGTCGCCGGTCGAGGCGAACAGCCCGATCAGCGCGCAGCCGGCGATCGCCAGCACCAGCGCGCTGATGTGCTGG from Candidatus Hydrogenedentota bacterium includes:
- a CDS encoding DUF4040 domain-containing protein, coding for QHISALVLAIAGCALIGLFASTGDGLAWPQATSPINLAAVLGCVLAVAGAAAAAVSPGRVALVATLGASGLGMALFFLAARAPDVAITQLMVETLTVIFLALVLRRLPPTRLVGSRKPAAKRFHAVVAIVIGAVVAAMMLTTVSQPLPGDIARWYLDNSLPGGHGANVVNVILVDFRALDTLGEILVVGLAGLAAAGLLAGGDPGARTRGATAGSADFGSVLLRQGILPLSALLALVALMLLWRGHNLPGGGFIGGLVAASAAVLVALAFGTTRARARRRVPPLAMLAGGLGVAACAGLVGLFHGGPFLAGHWIFPAGLALGTPLLFDLGVFLTVLGAVLHVLLGVL